A genomic region of Bacteroidota bacterium contains the following coding sequences:
- a CDS encoding polysaccharide deacetylase family protein, translating to MLKLLKKITGQKLLLPFYHEVSDKQLPHLSGLYHVRTPQQFETEVDFHLKHYTPITLDSLVDHIYNSIPINKPTFLLSFDDGLHGVHEFVMPILQRKGLEAMLFVNPAFINNKDMMFRLKAALIAHELKKQKNKGMKYVAKYLFHLKHEHTEHLNELAKELEFDFSDYLKTHQPYLNLNELKELKTNGFHIGGHTDTHPELRYLPLDDQISETLKSMDWVKQNLNPKHHLFSFPFTDYGIGTEFYKGTEKHIDLYFGGAGLKIESNPKHLQRIPVENFSNAKWMIYYQYIYWLLKMPFGKNNIKRK from the coding sequence TTGCTAAAGCTCCTCAAAAAAATCACCGGCCAAAAATTGCTGTTGCCTTTCTACCATGAGGTTTCTGATAAACAATTGCCACATCTCAGCGGATTGTACCATGTTCGAACACCTCAGCAGTTTGAAACCGAAGTGGATTTCCATTTAAAACACTATACTCCCATCACTTTGGATAGTTTAGTGGATCATATATATAATAGTATACCTATTAATAAGCCTACCTTTTTATTGAGCTTCGATGATGGGCTGCATGGTGTTCATGAATTTGTGATGCCCATACTGCAGCGTAAAGGATTGGAAGCAATGCTATTTGTGAACCCAGCGTTTATTAACAATAAAGATATGATGTTCAGGCTAAAGGCTGCTCTCATTGCCCATGAACTCAAGAAACAAAAAAACAAAGGGATGAAATATGTGGCCAAGTATTTATTCCATCTAAAACATGAACACACCGAACATTTAAACGAACTAGCCAAAGAACTCGAATTCGATTTTTCCGACTATTTGAAAACACATCAGCCTTATCTGAATTTAAATGAATTAAAAGAACTTAAAACAAACGGCTTCCATATTGGGGGACATACCGATACCCATCCCGAACTTAGGTATTTGCCTTTGGATGACCAAATTTCAGAAACGCTCAAAAGCATGGACTGGGTAAAACAAAACTTAAATCCCAAACATCACCTCTTTTCATTTCCGTTTACAGATTATGGAATAGGCACTGAATTTTATAAAGGTACTGAAAAACATATTGATTTATATTTTGGAGGAGCTGGACTAAAAATTGAATCAAATCCCAAACATTTGCAAAGAATTCCTGTTGAGAATTTTTCAAATGCAAAATGGATGATTTATTACCAATATATATACTGGTTACTTAAAATGCCCTTTGGCAAAAACAATATTAAACGCAAATAA